The Nostoc sp. PCC 7524 nucleotide sequence GAGTCAAAAGCTTTGGTGTAGCTGACCAAAACGAAGATACACCATACATCTATCGCATTGAAGATGTCAGCTCTTACACTGATATGCAGAACATCATTTGGGCTGCTTATCGCCAAGTGTTCAGCGAACATGAGATTCTCAAGTTCAACCGCCAAAAAACTTTGGAATCTCAACTTTCTACAGGTGCAATCTCTGTAAAAGACTTCATTCGTGGTTTGGCTAAGTCTGAAGCCTTCTATCGTTTGGTGGTATCTGTTAACAACAACTATCGTCTAGTTGACATTACCCTCAAACGTCTGTTAGGACGTGCTTCTTACAATCAAGACGAGCAAATTGCTTGGTCAATTGTCATTTGTACTAAGGGGTTTGCTGGCTTTGTGGATGCACTCCTCGACAGCGAAGAATACGCCCAAAACTTTGGTGACAATACTGTACCTTACCAACGCAAGCGTTTAGAAGGTCGTCCCCACAACTTGGTAACACCACGCTACGGCGAAGACTTCCAAGAAAAAGCCGGTACAGTGCAAACCGACTGGCGCTTTACCTTGGACAAATTCTACAGCCGCAAGTTCCAAGAAAGAAGACTGGCTGAAGGAGATCCACGCAAATACTCCGATATGGCAGTAGCAGTTGGTGGCAAAGGCAACTATGCTCAAAGAATTTCTGCCTTTGATATTGACTATCTCAGTGCAGTACCTTACCGTGGCAAACGCTAAGATTTCACATCTGAACGCCTAAAATTTCATACTGGGTCTAGTTTGTGCGTTGATGTGACGAAAAGTTAGCAGTTTTTTTGTTAGCTGGGCGTGACATTGAGTGGAGGCTAGACCCAGTTGTTTAATTTTCTGGAAATATAGCTGTAGACAAGGCGATTAGGACATGACTAAAAGCTCAAACTCATTCATGGCATGGATTCTACTATTTCCTATTGCAAGAGTGCCTATTGCCTATTGCCTTCTGCTATAGTCTGAGAATTTCGGCTGTAAGATTAGCTCTAGCGGGTAGTTCCGCGAACTCAAACATTAAAGGCGTAGAATAGATTTTCGGTCTTTGTAAAAATTCTTTTAAAACTTGTTTACGTCCTGCAATATATTCTGGTGTTGATAACCAAGAGTATTCTTGGCGAATAGCATTGGTATATTCCCAATACTGATTTGAATTAACAGCTAAAATAGCCAAATCAGCATCTAATAAGACTTGGCTATCAGGATCATCTGTATCGGGTTGATGATGTTTAGTATTCAGAATGAGATGAGTGATACTATGAATTTGATCAATCGGAATTCCTAAATTACTTAAGAATTTATTTGTATATTCAGCACTTTTCTCTTCGTTATCTTTTGCTTGAGTATCATACACAACATCATGAAACCAAGCTGCAAGTTTCACAGCAGTTTGGTTTTCAGTATAATTTTCCAATGTCTGAATTATGTCAAGCACATGATTAATATGTGTCAGGTTATGGTAATGGCGATTTGGAGTAGAATAGGTCTCAACTAATTGAGTAAAGGCTGTCTTCATTGCTATTTGGTCAACTCCAAAAGGTTGGAGTGTATTTTGCCATTTATCAAAAACAATATTTGTGAGATTTTCTGTAGACATAGATGCTATATTTCCACTATTGATATTAAGAAATTTTTAGCCAACTTATACCGATTTCCAGTCACAGATAGTAATTCAGGCTAAGAGAATGTTTGAAAAGTGGTTGGCTGTGTTTTTAAACACTTGTTGATCCCCCCTAGCCCCCTTAAAAAGGGGGGAAATAGAATCAAATAAATCTAGAGATTCTTGCGATAGGAAAGAATCAAATAACGTAGTATCCCTAGCCGACTAATCCATTCAGCAACAGCTGTAGAGTTAGCAGATTGCTCATATCCCGATTCACGCTGAAGTCGTTTGAGCAGTGGATAAGTGGGTAGGGTGTTGATGGTAATGTCTTCTTCTACGATGGATGTAAAACCCGTAGTTTGAGCAAGTTGACGGTAGGTGTCTAGGGTAAAACTACTATCAACTTTGCCGTAGGTGTTGCTAACGCTTGGTTCCAGTAAATTTGCTGCCATGTTCATCAAGGGACGGAAAAATTTTAAGGGTACAAAGTCACAAATAGCTAATTTGCCGCCTGGTTTCAGGACTCGCCATGCTTCTTGGAAAAAACGTTGACGGCTGGGGAAATGAAAGATGCACTCAACAGCCAGTACCAAGTCAAACGAATTATCTGCAAAAGGTAACTGACAAGCATCTCCTTGGATAAATTCGATTTGATTATGATTACGGGGTTGGACTTGTTCTCTGGCTCTAGCGAGCTGACGAGGATCTATATTTAAACCAGTTAGCTGCATATTGCTGAAGCGATCGCTTAAACTAGCGATCGTCCCACCAAATCCACAACCACAATCCAACACCTTCTGCCCATCAGCAACGCCACCTGCATCACACACTCGGCGAGTTAAATTTTCTGCTGCTGTGGCAAAATCATCTATTGAACCATCTGCTGTATTTGGGTTTGCCCAGTAGCCCCAATGTACGTGGAGACCAAAGGTTTTAATTAATTCGGTATTTCCTTGATTAAATCCTTCTAGTAATTGGTCAAAATACGGTAATTCGACTTTTTGATTGTTAACCATAACACCTGATCAAAACTCACACTATTTTTTAGCATAATTTGGGTGTCTGATTTGATTCAATCCGGTTTATTTAAGGGTGATTTATGTAGATAATGGGTCTAGAAAGATATCATTTATTCATTATTTTCTATTTTTAACTTGAAGTTCGTAGATAGCGATCGCTTCATCTTTGCCTTTGACTTTCACAGCTTCATCTATCAATGTCAGGGAAAATAATTCTCGCAAGGATAAACTGTTGACTACTGACTCAGTGAGCAGAATTGTACAGTCATAGTATTTGGTTAATTGCTCAACACGGGCAGCAATATTGACAGCATCACCGACAACAGTAGAATCAATCCGGCAAGTAAAACCCACCGTTCCCATAACTACCTCACCGCGATGAATCCCAATCCCCACAGCTATTTTCGCTAAACCTTTTTGTATTCTTTCATCGTTAAAGGTATCTAAAGCTTGCTGCATGAAAATTGCTGCTTGTAATGCACCATCACTAGCAGCATCATCAAACAGCGCCATAATAGCATCACCAATATACTTATCAATAAATCCCCCGGCTTTGTCTATCGCCTTGCCCATACAAGCTAAATAATCATTGAGAAAGGCGAAGGTTTCTTGAGGTGTCATCACCTCAGACATGGAAGTATAGCCCCGGATATCACAGAATAAAATTGTGATCGTCCGGGTAGCAGCGACACCCACGGCGATATTTTCAATTCCTTGGGGTGCGATCGCTAAAATAAATTTATTCGGTACAAATAACTCGAAAGATTCTAAGGTTTTTTGTAATTTGTTAAACGAACCTTGCAAAGCGGCAGACATTTCATTAAATGCAGTCGCCAATGCCCCAATTTCATCTTTACTACTAATTTGGGCGTGATGTTGCCAATCACCAGCCGCAATTTTCATTGCACTCAGCTGCAAACGACGGATGGGATCACTCAATCGCTTGGCTAAAATATACGCTAGTATCCAACCAACCACTAGGCTAATCAAGCCAACTACCAAAGCTTGATTGATGACTCCAGTAATAGCACGGTTAACTTGGCGTAAAGACATACCTAGCCGCAGCGTGCCAATTTTTTCACCAGATGATAAACGAATCTCTGAGGCTACTTCCATCACCCTTTCACCCCTTTCTGCCCGTAAATTTTTAGCGAAATAGATGTCTCGAAGAATAAATGTCTCTGTTACAGTTAAGGGTTGTGTGGATTCTAAGGCTGCATTGGTAACTGCTACAGGCACAACATCGGGAACATACTGATTTTGTAACTCATTTAGGGAAGCAGCGACAATCACATTTTCTTGACGGGCATCGGAGACTAAAACGTATATAAAGTCTGGATTTTCCTGTAAGAGTACATCAAGAGTGAGGCGAATTTGACTCCAATTTTCTTCTACTAATTCATTACCCAAGGTATAAGTTAACACTCTGGCAAAAGAATTAGCATTCTGTACACTTTCTTTTTGGTAGAGATAACTTTCACTTTTTGCCCAGACAGAGACAATTGCACCAATTACAGTTAGCAGTAAAAGTGTAGTAGTGGCCATGATCCGAGTACAGATTGACTGGAAAATTAAAGATTTCATGGTTTAAGCACCAGTTCCTCTACATAAGTTACCCACCGCCAACCCTGAGTTTTAGCTTGACAATCAGAACCAAAAGCTAAGGTAACAGGGCCACCCATTTTGGCTGGAATGGGTTGTTTATCATCACCCCATTGAGTTGCTAAGAGAATTTCACAGTTGAGGATATCAGCAGAGGTTAATTGCACAGGGTTAACGTTGTTTTGGTAAATTCTGCGCTTACCTTGCACTACCACTTTCTCAGAAGTGGATAGTTTGACTTTGGCAAAGTTTAAAATATCCCGTATACGTACACCGTGTAGTTTGACTTTGCCACTCGGCCAGCCACTGCGATAACCCACGGTTTCTGTAATGGTGATTTGGGGTAATGTTTCTAAGTCAGCTAGGTTAAGTTCTTGGTTTCCTACTTGCAGTCGTACTGGTTCTGTTCCTATAACCATATGGCTGACATAAAATACCCAAAACGAATCGGGGTATTGCTGTTTTAGGTGGGGGTATTGAGTATGGGGAAAGACTAGATAAATGGGGCCGCCTTGATTACGGCTCATGGGTTTACCATTATTAGCGATCGCTAAAATAATCGGATACTTTAATAAGTCTTGTAAATTGACTGTGACTTGGTAAGAGTTATAAGCAATAAATGTTACTTCAGTCACATCAGACTGATAACCAAATTTTTGCAGCAGTGTTGAGACAGGCACACCCCGAAAATCAAACACCTGATTGGGCTGAAGGATGTAATTAGCATCAGTAGTTTTGAGATGAGTTGTCGCCAAAGCTTGTAGTTGCTGCCAATTTAACGTCACCGCTTTCCCAGTTGTTGTCTCACCTTGAATAATTAAATTCCACTCACTTTCTTGGGTGTTTTTGGCATTATCTGCGACAATTTCCGCATTGCGAGCGATCGCTTGTTTACGCCATACTTCCAGTTGTTCATTTGTAGGCTGCTGTGTACAACCTCCCAGGTAAATAGCAGCCATAATGACAGTGCTGAGTAGCGAGTTGTGAGTTTTCCGTATATTCCTCATCTCCTCCTACTCCCTTTTTCGTTCGTGTATTACTGTTTTACACGGTGTATCAAAATTGTCCAGAAAAAACTTGACACACAAAACCAAAATTCCCTTTAATTTTTTAATTTTGAATTTCTGATCTGTGGTGACAAAAAAAATGACGAGTCACAATAGAAAGCACGGACTTCATACATTAAAGACTTAACTCACATCAGGAGTTTCTATCAGTGGTATTACAAGTACAAACCAGCACCTACGAAGCTAAAACTCAAGAAATTGCTAAACAACTTTTAGCTGCAACTCAAGAAAATCGCTCATTTTTAGCTTCCCTACGTGATCAAATGCGTTGGGATGATAAATTACTCACTTGGGCGATGAGTAACCCCGGTTTACGGGTGCAATTATTTCGGTTTATCGATACACTCCCAGCACTGCGTAGTAAAGCGGAAATTGCTGCCCATCTCCAAGAATATTTAGGCGATGAATCCGTAGAACTCCCAGCCGCCCTAAAGGGAATGCTCAACTTTGCCAACCCTGACTCTATGCCGGGACAAGTGGCTGCAACTACTGTGTCTACAGCAGTTGAGACTTTAGCTTTTAAATATATTTCTGGGGAAAATATTAAACAAGTCATTAAAACTGTTGAACGACTGCGAAAAGAAAAGATGGCTTTCACCATTGACTTACTTGGTGAGGCGGTAATTACGGAAGTAGAGGCACAGTCTTATCTCGAACGCTATCTAGAATTAATTACACAATTAACGGAAGCATCTAAAAATTGGGCAAATGTTGCGGCTATTGATGAAGCTGATGGGGAACCTTTACCAAAAGTCCAGGTTTCTGTGAAATTAACAGCGTTTTATTCCCAATTTGACCCGTTAGATGCTAAGGGTAGTGAAGAAAGAGTTAGCGATCGCATTCGGTTTCTGTTACGTCACGCTCAAGAGTTAGGTGCAGCTATCCATTTTGATATGGAACAGTATGCTTATAAAGACTTAACTCTGAATATTTTGCAAAAAATCTTATTGGAAGATGAGTTTCGTCAACGCACTGATATTGGCATGACGATTCAAGCTTATCTGCGTGATAGTGAACAAGATGCCAAAAATCTCATTGCTTGGTTAAAACAGCGTGGTTATCCTTTAACTATTCGTTTGGTTAAAGGTGCGTATTGGGATCAGGAAACTATCAAGGCAGCCCAAAAACATTGGGCGCAGCCTGTTTATAACGATAAAGCCGCAACAGATGCCAATTTTGAGGCGATAACTCAGTTATTGCTGGAAAATCATCAGTATGTCTATTCTGCCATTGGTAGTCATAATGTGCGATCGCAAGCACGGGCGATCGCTATAGCAGAAAGTCTCAATGTTCCCCGACGGCGGTTTGAAATGCAGGTGCTTTACGGGATGGGGGATAAGTTGGCTAAGGCTTTGGTGGATAGGGGTTATCGGGTGCGGGTTTATTGTCCCTATGGGGAATTGTTGCCGGGGATGGCTTATCTGATTCGGCGGTTGTTGGAAAATACGGCTAATAGTTCTTTCTTGCGGCAAAATTTGGAGAATCGGCCAATAGAAGAACTGCTTGCAGCACCAGATATTGATTTAGCTCACGCAAAGGCGCATTCGCGGAGCGTCCCGCAGGGAAGTTGCAAAGAAGGAAAGGAAGGGTTTTTGGGTGCGGCGGATACGGATTATGCGGATGAGGAGGAAAGACAGGAGGCGGCGCGGGCTTTTGGGGCTGTGCGTCAACAATTAGGGAAGAGTTATTTGCCGTTGATTAATGGGGAGTATGTGAATACTTCTGAGGTGATTGATTCTGTTAATCCTTCTAATTTTAGTGAGGTGATTGGGAAGGTTGGGTTGATTTCTGTTGAGCAAGCGGAACAGGCTATGCAGGCGGCTAAGGCGGCTTTTCCTGGTTGGAAGAAAACACCTGTGAAGGCACGGGCGGGAATTTTGCGGAAGGCGGCTGATTTGATGGCACAGCGTCGGGCGGAACTTTCGGCTTGGATTGTTTTGGAGGTGGGGAAACCTGTTAAGGAAGCAGATGCGGAGGTTTCGGAGGCGATAGATTTTTGTCGCTACTATGCCGATGAGATGGAACGGTTATATCAAGGTATAAATTATGATGTACCTGGAGAAACTAATCGTTATATCTACCAGCCCCGTGGCATTGCTGTGGTGATTTCGCCTTGGAACTTTCCGTTGGCGATCGCCTGTGGGATGACTGTTGCTGCTTTGGTTACAGGCAATTGCACTCTGCTCAAGCCTGCGGAAACTTCTTCTGTGATTACTGCTAAACTCACGGAAATTTTAGTAGAAGCTGGTATTCCTAAAGGTGTCTTTCAATACGTACCAGGTAAGGGTTCACAAGTGGGTGCTTATTTGGTAAGTCATCCCGATACCCATCTGATTGCTTTTACAGGTTCTCAAGAAGTCGGTTGTCGCATCTATGCAGAAGCCGCTACCCTCAAGCCTCTACAACGGCACATGAAGCGGGTAATCGCAGAAATGGGGGGCAAAAATACCATTATCGTTGATGAAAGTGCTGATTTAGACCAAGCTGTTGTGGGTGTGGTACAGTCAGCTTTTGGTTACAGTGGACAAAAATGTTCTGCTTGTTCACGGGTGGTTGTGGTAGAACCTATTTATGATGCCTTTGTGCGGCGATTGGTGGAAGCTACGAAGTCTCTGAATATTGGCGAGGCAGAGTTACCAAGTACCCAAGTCGGCCCTGTGATTGATGCTAACGCCCGCGATCGCATCCGCGAGTATATTGTTAAGGGTAAGGCAGAATCACAGTTAGCACTGGAATTACCCGCACCGGAACACGGTTATTTTATCGGCCCCGTCATTTTTAGTGAAGTCGCACCAGATGCCACAATTGCTCAACAAGAGATTTTTGGCCCTGTGTTGGCAGTAATTAAAGTTAAAGATTTTGCCCAAGCCTTAGCAGTTGCCAACAATACCAATTACGCCTTGACGGGTGGCATTTATTCCCGCACACCTTCCCACATTCAACAAGCACAGGAAGAGTTTGAAGTCGGGAATTTATATATTAACCGTACCATCACAGGTGCGATCGTGGCTCGGCAACCCTTCGGTGGCTTTAAACTTTCTGGTGTCGGTTCTAAAGCCGGAGGCCCTGATTATCTCCTGCAATTCCTTGAACCACGCACAATTACAGAAAACATTCAACGCCAAGGTTTTGCACCCATTGAAGGGGCAGATTAAGCTATAAAAATAGGTGGGGTAAATGCCCTACCTATTTTTACTGAATAGATAAAAAATACAGAAATCATAATGCCAGATGTCATCATTAGAATCGCTCAAATACCAACAGAATTCCCAGCGATCGCAGCCATTAGAAAAACAGTATTTCAAGAAGAACAAGCAGTAGATCCACTATTAGAATTTGATGGCAAAGATGAAACTTCTGATCATTTAATTGCCTATTTAAATCATCAAGCCGTAGGTACTGCCAGAATTAGATATTTAGATCAGCAAACTGCCAAGATAGAAAGATTAGCTGTGTTATCAGTAGCTAGAGGACAAGGAATCGGCAGGAAGATGATGGAGAAAGCACTAGAGGTAGTTGCTAGTTATAATATTTCTGAAGTTATCATTCATGCCCAAGTTTATATAAAGCCTCTGTATCAAACACTAGAATTTATTGAAGTTGGAGACATTTTTATAGAAGCAGGTATTCCCCATATAGAAATGAGGAAAAAACTAAAATAAAAATGTGTAGTTTTATTACTATAGGAATCGTACTTGAATCTTGCTAAGTATACTGAGAAATAAACCTTTGTATGGCAAGCTTCTAGCCAATTTGGTTTTTCAGAAATCAAATATGAGTCCTATATATAACGATAATATTTCTTTCCCCTTTGATGGGAACCCCATTGATGTAGATTTTTCTAGAATTGTCTATTGTGTTAATTTTTTGATTGCTAAAGTTTTTACTCTTTGTGCTTTCAGGTTGTTTTTTTGAATCCTGCTCGAATTTAGTAATATTGATGATGTAACCATAAGGATAATCCTCTTTATACTGGCAATACCCTCCTAATAGAGTTTCTGCTTGTGCAGGATTCATATCTTGTATAAGTGACTCTATATCAATAGCAACGGATACCATAGCTTTCATCGTAATTTCCCGTTTGCAAAGATTGTCTCTCCCTATTTTGTTTAATCCAAAAACCTGAGCTATCTTGCTGAAGGAAGAACTATGTATAGATAATTTACTCACATAGACAGATGAGCAATTGCATACTTTTTACTAAATTATTCCGAGGATATATAGGTAATATTTTAAAAAACCTGCCAATCTTATACTGAAGATTAGCAGGATTAGGGATTTTATTAATCGGAGCGGCGGGATTCGAACCCACGACCTCCACTACCCCAAAGTGGCGCGCTACCAAGCTGCGCTACGCCCCGGTCACGGATTACTATATTATCGCAAAGCTCTAGAAAAATCAAGGGGTAAGTTCAAAAAACTTTTAGCATTCTTGTAGCTTGCAATAACCCAGGTACAGCAGAGGCTGGCCATTTACCTTCTGCACACCGTCCAGAATTGAGGATAAAGCGCAAACTGTATTTCTGGGGATAGCCTTCCACCTCCATCCATAATAAATCGCTTTCGGCTTCACAGGCAATTTTTTCTTCATCCATTAACTCGGCTGTGAGTTGTTTCATGGTGTCTGCTAGCTGTGCTAACAAACGGCAAAAATCATCTATCTCAGCTGCGGTTAACTCCACTGCCCAATCATCAGTCCCTACTAAACCTTGATATT carries:
- a CDS encoding phycobilisome rod-core linker polypeptide, whose protein sequence is MALPLLSYKPSSQNHRVKSFGVADQNEDTPYIYRIEDVSSYTDMQNIIWAAYRQVFSEHEILKFNRQKTLESQLSTGAISVKDFIRGLAKSEAFYRLVVSVNNNYRLVDITLKRLLGRASYNQDEQIAWSIVICTKGFAGFVDALLDSEEYAQNFGDNTVPYQRKRLEGRPHNLVTPRYGEDFQEKAGTVQTDWRFTLDKFYSRKFQERRLAEGDPRKYSDMAVAVGGKGNYAQRISAFDIDYLSAVPYRGKR
- a CDS encoding HD domain-containing protein, with the protein product MSTENLTNIVFDKWQNTLQPFGVDQIAMKTAFTQLVETYSTPNRHYHNLTHINHVLDIIQTLENYTENQTAVKLAAWFHDVVYDTQAKDNEEKSAEYTNKFLSNLGIPIDQIHSITHLILNTKHHQPDTDDPDSQVLLDADLAILAVNSNQYWEYTNAIRQEYSWLSTPEYIAGRKQVLKEFLQRPKIYSTPLMFEFAELPARANLTAEILRL
- a CDS encoding class I SAM-dependent methyltransferase yields the protein MVNNQKVELPYFDQLLEGFNQGNTELIKTFGLHVHWGYWANPNTADGSIDDFATAAENLTRRVCDAGGVADGQKVLDCGCGFGGTIASLSDRFSNMQLTGLNIDPRQLARAREQVQPRNHNQIEFIQGDACQLPFADNSFDLVLAVECIFHFPSRQRFFQEAWRVLKPGGKLAICDFVPLKFFRPLMNMAANLLEPSVSNTYGKVDSSFTLDTYRQLAQTTGFTSIVEEDITINTLPTYPLLKRLQRESGYEQSANSTAVAEWISRLGILRYLILSYRKNL
- a CDS encoding adenylate/guanylate cyclase domain-containing protein, encoding MATTTLLLLTVIGAIVSVWAKSESYLYQKESVQNANSFARVLTYTLGNELVEENWSQIRLTLDVLLQENPDFIYVLVSDARQENVIVAASLNELQNQYVPDVVPVAVTNAALESTQPLTVTETFILRDIYFAKNLRAERGERVMEVASEIRLSSGEKIGTLRLGMSLRQVNRAITGVINQALVVGLISLVVGWILAYILAKRLSDPIRRLQLSAMKIAAGDWQHHAQISSKDEIGALATAFNEMSAALQGSFNKLQKTLESFELFVPNKFILAIAPQGIENIAVGVAATRTITILFCDIRGYTSMSEVMTPQETFAFLNDYLACMGKAIDKAGGFIDKYIGDAIMALFDDAASDGALQAAIFMQQALDTFNDERIQKGLAKIAVGIGIHRGEVVMGTVGFTCRIDSTVVGDAVNIAARVEQLTKYYDCTILLTESVVNSLSLRELFSLTLIDEAVKVKGKDEAIAIYELQVKNRK
- a CDS encoding molybdopterin-dependent oxidoreductase — protein: MAAIYLGGCTQQPTNEQLEVWRKQAIARNAEIVADNAKNTQESEWNLIIQGETTTGKAVTLNWQQLQALATTHLKTTDANYILQPNQVFDFRGVPVSTLLQKFGYQSDVTEVTFIAYNSYQVTVNLQDLLKYPIILAIANNGKPMSRNQGGPIYLVFPHTQYPHLKQQYPDSFWVFYVSHMVIGTEPVRLQVGNQELNLADLETLPQITITETVGYRSGWPSGKVKLHGVRIRDILNFAKVKLSTSEKVVVQGKRRIYQNNVNPVQLTSADILNCEILLATQWGDDKQPIPAKMGGPVTLAFGSDCQAKTQGWRWVTYVEELVLKP
- the pruA gene encoding L-glutamate gamma-semialdehyde dehydrogenase, with product MVLQVQTSTYEAKTQEIAKQLLAATQENRSFLASLRDQMRWDDKLLTWAMSNPGLRVQLFRFIDTLPALRSKAEIAAHLQEYLGDESVELPAALKGMLNFANPDSMPGQVAATTVSTAVETLAFKYISGENIKQVIKTVERLRKEKMAFTIDLLGEAVITEVEAQSYLERYLELITQLTEASKNWANVAAIDEADGEPLPKVQVSVKLTAFYSQFDPLDAKGSEERVSDRIRFLLRHAQELGAAIHFDMEQYAYKDLTLNILQKILLEDEFRQRTDIGMTIQAYLRDSEQDAKNLIAWLKQRGYPLTIRLVKGAYWDQETIKAAQKHWAQPVYNDKAATDANFEAITQLLLENHQYVYSAIGSHNVRSQARAIAIAESLNVPRRRFEMQVLYGMGDKLAKALVDRGYRVRVYCPYGELLPGMAYLIRRLLENTANSSFLRQNLENRPIEELLAAPDIDLAHAKAHSRSVPQGSCKEGKEGFLGAADTDYADEEERQEAARAFGAVRQQLGKSYLPLINGEYVNTSEVIDSVNPSNFSEVIGKVGLISVEQAEQAMQAAKAAFPGWKKTPVKARAGILRKAADLMAQRRAELSAWIVLEVGKPVKEADAEVSEAIDFCRYYADEMERLYQGINYDVPGETNRYIYQPRGIAVVISPWNFPLAIACGMTVAALVTGNCTLLKPAETSSVITAKLTEILVEAGIPKGVFQYVPGKGSQVGAYLVSHPDTHLIAFTGSQEVGCRIYAEAATLKPLQRHMKRVIAEMGGKNTIIVDESADLDQAVVGVVQSAFGYSGQKCSACSRVVVVEPIYDAFVRRLVEATKSLNIGEAELPSTQVGPVIDANARDRIREYIVKGKAESQLALELPAPEHGYFIGPVIFSEVAPDATIAQQEIFGPVLAVIKVKDFAQALAVANNTNYALTGGIYSRTPSHIQQAQEEFEVGNLYINRTITGAIVARQPFGGFKLSGVGSKAGGPDYLLQFLEPRTITENIQRQGFAPIEGAD
- a CDS encoding GNAT family N-acetyltransferase, which translates into the protein MPDVIIRIAQIPTEFPAIAAIRKTVFQEEQAVDPLLEFDGKDETSDHLIAYLNHQAVGTARIRYLDQQTAKIERLAVLSVARGQGIGRKMMEKALEVVASYNISEVIIHAQVYIKPLYQTLEFIEVGDIFIEAGIPHIEMRKKLK
- a CDS encoding DUF1818 family protein; this translates as MERLIKSGDGWRIGWNPNAAKYQGLVGTDDWAVELTAAEIDDFCRLLAQLADTMKQLTAELMDEEKIACEAESDLLWMEVEGYPQKYSLRFILNSGRCAEGKWPASAVPGLLQATRMLKVF